The DNA region TATTTTGGGGTTCATCGGGGGTTGTCAGACGGATCCCGACGGGGTCGGCGAGGACGAAGTCGTGCTGGTTCTGGTCGATGGGGAGCCCATTACGTTGCCCATGCTGGAGCTGGTGATGAGTGCCCGCGGGGTCGGCGAAGACGATCACGATGGCATGCGTGAGCTGCTCGACGAACTGATCGGCATGCGTGCGATTGCCAGCGCGGCCGAGCGCGAAGGCATCGCTGATGATAAGTCGGTGCGGGCCGAGCGCCGAGTTCGCGACCTGGAGGTGCTCAACCGGCACTATATCAACCAGTTCCAGCGCGAATACCCCGTGACAGACGAGGACATCGAGGCGGTCTATCAGCGCCAGGTCGAACGTTCCGGTGATCGTCAGTACCGTATCGAGACCATCACTTACCCGGATCAGGCAACGGTGCTCAGGGAGTTGGGGCGCATCGACGATGGTGAAAAGGAGTATGCGGACGTTCGCGACCGGGCCGAGTCGGAAGGATTGTCTGTTGAACAGCCTGGCTGGATTGATCTCAGCCAGGTGCCCGAGTCATTTGCAGCCGCGCTGGAAGGGCGTTCGGCCGGTGAAGTCGTGACTCTGCCGCTGGAAACGCCACAGGGTTGGCGCCTGGTCCAGGTGGTCGACACACGGGCGCTGGAGCCGCCGCCGCTGGCAGAGGTGCGCGACGGCATTGCCCGCAGTCTGATGCAGCAACGGCGTCAGGCCCTGCTCGATGAAATGCGCGAACAGGCCGAGATCGAGCCGATGCTGCCGCTGGACGAGTCGACGGAATAAACCGGGTTCAGGGAAGGCTGACCGGTTGGGGTGGCTGCCAGTCCCTGGCCCGATGCTCGACGATGACATTGGTGTAAATGCCGCCGCGGACCTTGAACTCGGCCGTCAGGCGCATGAAGCGCGGCTGGGTCGCGGCAACGAGATCCTCAAGCATCTCGTTGGTGACTGCCTCGTGGAAAGCGCCTTGCTCACGAAAGCTCCAGATGTAGAGCTTGAGTGATTTGAGTTCCACGCAAAGCTTGTCCGGAACGTATTCGAGATACAGTTCCGCGAAGTCGGGTTGCCCTGTCTTGGGGCAGAGACAGGTAAATTCTGGCATGCGAATCCGGATGGTATAATCGCGCGCCGGGTGCGGGTTGGGAAAGGTTTCGAGATCCTTGCTGGGCTGACTGGCCATTTTTGGGGGAAGGTCCTGCTGATTCCGTTGCAACGGCGACTTACATTACAACAATTCCTGGGTGGACACCGCGTCAATGCGACTGACCGCAATAAAACTGTCGGGCTTCAAATCCTTCGTTGAGCCGACCACGATCAAGTTTCCCTCCAACCTGATGGGTGTTGTCGGGCCCAATGGCTGCGGCAAATCCAACATCATTGATGCCGTGCGGTGGGTCATGGGCGAGAGCTCGGCCCGGCAATTGCGTGGTGAATCGATGAGCGACGTGATCTTCTCGGGCTCGAGCGCGCGCAAACCCGTGGCCACCGCGACGGTTGAGCTGGTGTTCGACAATTCCGATGGCCGTGCCGGCGGCGAGTATGCCGATTACAACGAGATCTCGGTCAAGCGCCAGGTCAGCCGCGACGGTCAGTCGGCCTACTATCTCAATGGCACGAAGTGCCGTCGCAAGGACATCACCAATCTCTTTCTCGGCACCGGGCTGGGTCCGCGCAGCTATGCCATCATCGAGCAGGGCATGATTTCGCAGATCGTCGAGGCCCGTCCCGAGGAGCTGCGCGGTTTTCTTGAGGAGGCTGCCGGCATATCGCGCTACAAGGAGCGTCGCCGCGAAACGGAAAACCGTATCCGTCATACCCGCGAAAACCTCGAGCGCCTGGCCGACCTGCGCGAAGAAGTTTCAAAACATCTCGACAAGCTCAAGCGGCAGGCCAATGCCGCCGAGCG from Wenzhouxiangella sp. AB-CW3 includes:
- a CDS encoding peptidyl-prolyl cis-trans isomerase; translated protein: MTRKILFSLLILGFIGGCQTDPDGVGEDEVVLVLVDGEPITLPMLELVMSARGVGEDDHDGMRELLDELIGMRAIASAAEREGIADDKSVRAERRVRDLEVLNRHYINQFQREYPVTDEDIEAVYQRQVERSGDRQYRIETITYPDQATVLRELGRIDDGEKEYADVRDRAESEGLSVEQPGWIDLSQVPESFAAALEGRSAGEVVTLPLETPQGWRLVQVVDTRALEPPPLAEVRDGIARSLMQQRRQALLDEMREQAEIEPMLPLDESTE
- the queF gene encoding preQ(1) synthase, translating into MASQPSKDLETFPNPHPARDYTIRIRMPEFTCLCPKTGQPDFAELYLEYVPDKLCVELKSLKLYIWSFREQGAFHEAVTNEMLEDLVAATQPRFMRLTAEFKVRGGIYTNVIVEHRARDWQPPQPVSLP